In a genomic window of Mangifera indica cultivar Alphonso unplaced genomic scaffold, CATAS_Mindica_2.1 Un_0048, whole genome shotgun sequence:
- the LOC123206739 gene encoding non-functional NADPH-dependent codeinone reductase 2-like, with protein sequence MATIPEAPLALTGKTIPLVGFGTAEFPFNSTESVKEAALHAIQLGYRHFDTAALYQSEQPLGEAIAEALKLGFIKSRHELFLTSKLWISDAHHELVLPAIKKNCRNLGLEYLDLYLIHFPASLKPGTAFPCKTEDIVPMDLESVWKAMEDCQKLGFTKSIGVSNFSSKKLEKLLSIAKIPPAVNQVEMHPIWQQKKLRQFCDEKRIHITAYSPLGGHGTLWGSNQVLENEVLKEIASSKGKTVAQICLRWVYEQGVSLVVKSFNKERMRQNLEIFDWKLCPEELHKIEQIPQQRVNVIEALVSENGPFKSVEDLWDGEL encoded by the exons ATGGCGACGATTCCAGAGGCACCCTTAGCCTTAACAGGCAAAACCATTCCCCTGGTAGGCTTTGGCACTGCTGAATTTCCTTTCAACTCAACTGAGTCTGTAAAAGAAGCTGCCCTCCACGCAATTCAACTCGGCTACAGACATTTTGACACGGCTGCACTGTACCAGAGCGAGCAACCTCTTGGGGAAGCCATAGCTGAAGCTTTAAAACTTGGCTTCATAAAATCACGCCATGAGCTTTTCCTCACCTCAAAACTTTGGATCAGCGACGCACACCATGAACTTGTCCTCCctgcaataaaaaaaaac TGCAGGAATCTTGGGTTGGAGTATCTTGATCTCTACCTGATTCATTTTCCTGCAAGCTTGAAACCAGGAACAGCGTTTCCATGTAAAACAGAAGATATCGTGCCAATGGACTTGGAATCCGTTTGGAAGGCCATGGAGGATTGTCAAAAGCTTGGTTTCACAAAATCCATAGGTGTCAGCAACTTTTCCTCCAAGAAGCTTGAGAAGTTACTCTCCATTGCAAAAATCCCTCCTGCTGTTAACCAA GTGGAAATGCACCCAATTTGGCAGCAGAAGAAGCTGAGACAGTTCTGTGATGAGAAGCGCATCCACATAACAGCTTACTCGCCATTAGGAGGCCATGGAACACTATGGGGAAGTAACCAAGTCCTGGAAAATGAAGTGCTGAAAGAGATTGCAAGCAGCAAAGGGAAGACAGTTGCTCAGATTTGCCTCAGATGGGTTTACGAGCAAGGGGTGAGTTTAGTTGTGAAGAGCTTTAACAAAGAAAGAATGAGACAAAACCTGGAGATATTTGACTGGAAGCTATGTCCAGAAGAGCTTCACAAGATTGAGCAAATTCCTCAGCAAAGAGTGAATGTTATTGAAGCACTTGTATCGGAAAATGGTCCCTTTAAGTCAGTCGAGGATCTATGGGATGGAGAATTATAG
- the LOC123206742 gene encoding probable protein phosphatase 2C 15, with translation MASREGKRHHHHHHHHDLVPLAALISREMMSEKMEKPTIRYGHAAQSRKGEDYFLIKTDCQRVPGNSSSTFSVFAIFDGHNGNAAAIYTREHLLNHVLGAIPHGLGWDEWLQALPRALVAGFVKADKEFQSRGETSGTTATFVIVDRWTVTVASVGDSRCILDAQGGVITTLTVDHRLEENVEERERVTASGGEVGRLSIVGGAEIGPLRCWPGGLCLSRSIGDMDVGEFIVPIPYVKQVKLSNAGGRLIIASDGIWDALSSEMAAQSCHGLPAELAARQVVKEALRTRGLKDDTTCIVVDIIPPDNSVPPLTPPKKQNKFRALLFRKKSNDSANKLSKKLSAVGIVEELFEEGSAMLDERLGNDEPTTQSTSGLFMCAVCQVDLAPSEGISVHAGSIFSTSSKPWQGPFLCADCRNKKDAMEGKRPSGIKVS, from the exons ATGGCATCTAGAGAAGGGAAgcgtcatcatcatcatcatcatcatcatgatcTTGTGCCTCTTGCTGCTTTGATCAGCAGAGAGATGATGAGTGAGAAGATGGAGAAGCCGACTATTAGATATGGGCATGCGGCTCAATCTAGGAAAGGAGAGGATTATTTCTTGATTAAGACAGATTGTCAAAGAGTACCTGGGAATTCGTCATCTACTTTCTCTGTCTTTGCG ATCTTTGATGGGCACAATGGGAATGCTGCAGCAATTTATACAAGAGAACATTTGTTGAATCATGTGTTGGGCGCTATTCCTCATGGGCTTGGGTGGGATGAGTGGCTTCAGGCTTTACCTCGGGCTTTAGTTGCGGGATTTGTGAAGGCAGACAAGGAATTTCAGAGCAGAG GAGAAACGTCTGGAACCACAGCAACATTTGTCATAGTTGACAGATGGACTGTGACGGTTGCATCTGTAGGAGACTCTCGTTGCATATTAGATGCCCAAGGTGGTGTCATTACCACCTTAACGGTTGACCATAGACTCGAAGAGAATGTGGAAGA GAGAGAACGCGTAACTGCAAGCGGGGGTGAAGTTGGGAGGCTTAGCATTGTTGGTGGTGCTGAG ATTGGTCCACTACGTTGTTGGCCTGGTGGTTTATGCCTTTCGAGGTCAATTGGAGATATGGATGTTGGAGAGTTTATAGTACCGATACCATATGTCAAACAAGTGAAG CTATCTAATGCGGGGGGGAGGCTCATTATTGCTTCTGATGGAATCTGGGATGCCCTATCCTCAGAAATGGCTGCACAATCTTGCCACGGATTGCCAGCTGAACTTGCTGCTAGACAAGTTGTGAAG GAAGCCTTACGGACAAGGGGCCTAAAAGATGACACGACTTGCATAGTTGTTGACATAATTCCTCCAGACAATTCAGTACCGCCTTTGACTCCACCCAAAAAGCAGAACAAGTTTAGGGCACTTCTTTTTAGAAAGAAGTCCAATGATTCTGCAAATAAACTCTCTAAGAAACTTTCAGCTGTAGGAATAGTTGAAGAACTGTTTGAAGAAGGGTCAGCAATGCTAGATGAAAG ACTGGGAAACGATGAACCTACCACACAATCAACGTCCGGTCTTTTCATGTGTGCCGTATGCCAAGTTGACCTTGCACCAAGTGAAGGCATCTCAGTTCATGCTGGTTCCATTTTCTCTACCAGCTCAAAACCCTGGCAAGGACCTTTTCTTTGTGCTGATTGTCGTAATAAGAAGGATGCCATGGAAGGAAAACGTCCTAGCGGAATTAAAGTGtcataa
- the LOC123206763 gene encoding non-functional NADPH-dependent codeinone reductase 2-like, whose product MVSVPVITLPSNGKTLPLLGFGTAEYPFNSTNSVKESTLYAIKLGYRHFDTAALYLCEQPLGEAIADALRLGLIKSRDELFITSKLWLNNAHGHLVVPALQNTLKNLGLEYLDLYLIHYPLSLRPGSDSSLSMKKEDIIKMDFESVWGAMEECQKLGLTKSIGVSNFSCKKLEELLAIAKIPPAANQVELNPVWQQKKLRKFCEEKGIHITAYSPLGAKGALWGTNRVMESEVLKEIASAKGKSVAQVCLRWVYEQGVSVLVKSFNQERMKENLDIFDWKLNQEELDKIEQIPQSRGNPAEFTVSEQGPYKSIQEFWDGEI is encoded by the exons ATGGTGAGCGTTCCAGTCATAACCTTGCCCTCCAATGGCAAAACCCTTCCTCTTTTAGGCTTCGGCACAGCTGAATATCCATTCAACTCAACCAACTCGGTAAAAGAATCAACTCTCTATGCTATTAAACTCGGCTACAGACATTTTGATACAGCTGCACTTTACCTCTGCGAGCAGCCTCTTGGTGAAGCCATAGCCGACGCTTTACGCCTTGGCCTTATAAAGTCTCGCGATGAGCTTTTCATCACTTCCAAGCTGTGGCTGAACAATGCCCATGGTCACCTTGTCGTCCCCGCACTGCAAAACACTCTCAA GAATCTCGGATTGGAGTACCTTGATCTCTATCTTATTCATTATCCCTTAAGCTTGAGGCCTGGCTCAGATTCAAGCCTTTCAATGAAGAAAGAGGATATCATCAAAATGGACTTTGAGTCTGTTTGGGGAGCCATGGAGGAATGCCAAAAGCTTGGTCTTACAAAATCCATAGGAGTCAGCAACTTTTCCTGCAAGAAGCTCGAGGAGTTGCTTGCAATTGCGAAGATCCCTCCTGCTGCCAATCAA GTGGAGTTGAACCCAGTTTGGCAACAGAAAAAGCTTAGGAAGTTTTGTGAGGAAAAGGGCATTCATATAACGGCTTACTCGCCATTAGGAGCCAAAGGAGCACTTTGGGGAACTAACCGAGTCATGGAATCTGAAGTGCTCAAAGAGATTGCAAGTGCCAAAGGGAAGTCAGTCGCTCAG GTTTGTCTTCGATGGGTTTACGAGCAGGGAGTAAGTGTTCTTGTGAAGAGCTTTAACCAAGAGAGAATGAAAGAGAATCTAGATATATTTGATTGGAAATTAAATCAAGAAGAGCTGGACAAGATAGAACAAATTCCACAAAGCCGAGGAAATCCTGCTGAGTTTACAGTATCAGAGCAAGGCCCATATAAATCAATCCAGGAGTTCTGGGATGGAGAAATTTAA